One window of the Halobacteriovorax sp. JY17 genome contains the following:
- the rfbG gene encoding CDP-glucose 4,6-dehydratase, with translation MENLVEKSLFSGIYKDKRVLITGHTGFKGSWLALWLEKMGAIVCGYSTEAPSEPAHIDLLNLKIKSVIGDIRNQELLEKTFEEFKPEIVFHLAAQPLVRLSYKDPIETYETNVIGSLKVYEACRKCSSVQSIVSITTDKVYENNEWLWGYRENDRLGGKDPYSSSKAAMEILTSSYIHSYFHPDNFSEHNMLVATVRAGNVIGGGDWAQDRLIPDIIKASLRKEPVEIRSPHSTRPWQHVLEPLSGYLLLGQKLIERRQEFAQAFNFGPPLSEDLSVKNVVEILKEHWGVIDYIIKEPKEKLHEASLLKLDCTKALTLLNWSSAIDARKTLEMTIDWYKEFYEKGQCATENDLNLYIRIAKKKKLSWT, from the coding sequence GTGGAAAACTTGGTAGAGAAGAGTTTATTTTCAGGAATCTACAAAGACAAGAGAGTCCTTATTACTGGGCACACAGGCTTCAAAGGTTCTTGGCTTGCTCTTTGGCTAGAGAAGATGGGCGCCATTGTTTGTGGTTACTCAACTGAAGCCCCCAGCGAGCCCGCTCACATCGATCTACTTAATTTAAAAATTAAAAGTGTTATTGGTGATATTCGAAATCAAGAACTCCTAGAGAAGACTTTTGAAGAGTTCAAGCCAGAAATCGTCTTTCATCTAGCAGCTCAACCGCTTGTAAGATTATCTTACAAAGATCCAATCGAAACTTATGAAACAAATGTCATCGGAAGCTTAAAAGTCTATGAAGCTTGTAGAAAGTGCTCATCTGTTCAAAGTATTGTCTCAATTACAACTGATAAAGTGTATGAGAATAATGAATGGCTTTGGGGCTATAGAGAAAACGATAGACTCGGCGGAAAGGATCCTTACAGTTCTTCAAAAGCTGCCATGGAAATTCTAACCAGCTCTTATATTCACTCCTACTTTCACCCAGATAATTTCTCTGAACATAATATGCTTGTTGCTACAGTTCGCGCTGGAAATGTCATTGGCGGTGGAGACTGGGCCCAAGACAGACTTATTCCCGATATTATCAAGGCATCACTAAGAAAAGAACCTGTCGAAATTAGAAGTCCTCACTCCACTAGACCTTGGCAACACGTACTAGAGCCACTTTCAGGATACTTACTGCTAGGACAAAAGCTCATTGAAAGAAGACAAGAGTTTGCACAAGCATTTAACTTTGGACCACCACTAAGTGAAGACCTCTCCGTGAAAAATGTTGTCGAAATATTAAAAGAGCACTGGGGTGTCATCGACTACATTATCAAAGAGCCCAAAGAAAAGCTTCATGAAGCTTCTTTACTGAAACTCGATTGTACGAAAGCGCTTACTCTTTTAAATTGGAGTTCAGCAATTGATGCGAGGAAAACTCTTGAGATGACTATTGATTGGTATAAAGAATTTTATGAAAAAGGTCAGTGCGCAACAGAGAATGATCTAAATTTATACATTCGTATCGCTAAAAAGAAGAAACTGTCGTGGACTTAG
- a CDS encoding O-antigen ligase family protein: protein MKMLTSENTLFKMTYASVWAIVLFSFVSLSASALSHILIFIPALYFTFKTYKEEGLNLSKSNIALLLTILFAIISIIFAPDIARKFKQVTKLKYMLIGVLAIYPFIELFKKITRDQVRKMFNTFLVLLAVGNLAGVYALFSGYHPLRMKEASDGLRAAGMYGMAITYGYGIELILILMLAITFLYRKKISNIANPAIFYISMGTTLIGFYFAFARGALLALIISIPFIFIRRNRKIFLGLLTAGVTFIGIITAIVFTTNEDGGGNRFLLKAKTTSNMIRLSQYEAAYKGFLEKPLTGWGYRNFEPNAYDIKKRNGIDYAEFYGHAHNNYLEFLASTGVFGFISFCLFVLFWIVEAFKRGDEFSNILFPFIISFSISGLFQNTINDGENMFVIMFLYSLTYSLRPGLKIFERD, encoded by the coding sequence ATGAAAATGCTTACTAGTGAAAACACTCTCTTTAAAATGACTTACGCCTCAGTGTGGGCAATTGTTCTTTTTTCGTTTGTCTCTTTAAGTGCATCAGCTTTAAGTCATATACTGATTTTTATTCCAGCTCTCTATTTTACTTTTAAAACGTACAAAGAGGAAGGTCTCAATCTTTCAAAGAGTAATATTGCACTTCTTCTAACTATTCTTTTTGCCATTATCTCGATTATCTTTGCTCCCGACATTGCTAGAAAATTTAAGCAAGTGACAAAGCTTAAGTATATGCTCATTGGAGTTCTTGCAATCTATCCATTCATAGAACTCTTTAAGAAAATTACTAGAGATCAAGTTAGAAAAATGTTTAATACTTTTCTTGTTCTTCTTGCTGTCGGAAACTTGGCGGGAGTATATGCATTATTTAGTGGATATCATCCACTTAGAATGAAAGAGGCTTCTGACGGACTTAGAGCTGCGGGAATGTATGGAATGGCCATTACTTATGGCTATGGAATAGAGTTGATTCTAATTCTAATGCTCGCGATTACTTTTCTCTATAGGAAGAAGATCTCAAATATTGCTAATCCTGCGATCTTTTATATTTCAATGGGAACAACTCTGATCGGTTTCTATTTTGCTTTTGCTAGAGGGGCGCTGCTTGCTCTCATTATATCAATTCCTTTTATTTTCATTAGAAGAAATAGGAAAATCTTCTTGGGGCTGCTTACTGCTGGAGTCACCTTCATTGGGATTATCACTGCAATTGTTTTTACGACTAATGAAGATGGCGGTGGAAATAGATTCTTACTTAAAGCAAAAACTACTTCAAATATGATTAGATTATCTCAATATGAAGCGGCCTATAAAGGTTTTCTTGAAAAACCTTTAACTGGATGGGGTTATAGAAATTTTGAGCCCAATGCTTATGATATTAAAAAGAGAAATGGAATTGATTACGCTGAATTTTATGGGCACGCTCATAATAATTACTTAGAGTTTCTCGCTTCTACCGGAGTATTTGGTTTTATAAGCTTTTGTCTCTTTGTTCTTTTTTGGATCGTTGAAGCCTTTAAAAGAGGGGATGAGTTTTCAAATATTTTATTTCCATTTATTATTTCGTTTTCAATTTCAGGCTTATTTCAAAATACAATAAATGACGGTGAAAATATGTTTGTGATTATGTTCTTATACTCTCTAACTTATTCTCTTAGACCAGGACTAAAAATATTTGAAAGAGATTAA
- the rfbF gene encoding glucose-1-phosphate cytidylyltransferase encodes MKVLILAGGYGTRLSEETGVRPKPMVEIGEMPILWHIMKHYSSHGFNEFVILCGYKGNYIKKYFSDYFLNQSSMTFDMTNNSMEIISSNVEPWKVTCLETGDGTLTGGRIKKAQELIGNEPFLLTYGDGVSDVDVTATVESHKKSGRLCTMTAVKPGGRFGVLEFDDKTDQLVDFIEKPDGEAGWINAGFFVCQPEVMNYLNEGDKTIFERTPLQTLTRENQVNCYKHRGFWKCMDTLADKQTLVDIWNSGEAKWKTW; translated from the coding sequence ATGAAAGTATTAATTCTAGCTGGTGGCTATGGAACTCGTTTAAGTGAAGAAACTGGAGTTCGTCCAAAGCCTATGGTTGAGATTGGTGAAATGCCTATACTATGGCACATCATGAAGCATTACTCTTCTCATGGATTTAATGAATTTGTTATTCTATGTGGTTATAAAGGTAATTATATTAAGAAATACTTTTCAGATTATTTTTTAAATCAAAGTAGTATGACTTTTGACATGACAAATAATTCCATGGAAATTATTAGCTCAAACGTAGAGCCCTGGAAAGTAACTTGTCTCGAAACTGGTGACGGAACTCTTACCGGGGGAAGAATCAAGAAGGCCCAAGAACTTATTGGAAATGAGCCTTTTCTTTTAACTTATGGTGATGGTGTCTCAGATGTAGACGTAACTGCGACCGTGGAAAGCCATAAGAAATCTGGAAGACTGTGTACAATGACGGCGGTTAAGCCTGGTGGTCGTTTTGGTGTTTTAGAATTTGATGACAAGACAGATCAGCTAGTGGACTTTATCGAAAAGCCTGATGGAGAAGCTGGATGGATCAACGCCGGCTTCTTTGTTTGCCAACCAGAAGTTATGAATTATCTAAATGAAGGTGATAAAACAATTTTTGAAAGAACTCCTCTTCAAACACTAACAAGAGAAAATCAGGTTAATTGCTATAAGCATCGTGGCTTCTGGAAATGTATGGACACATTAGCGGATAAGCAAACATTAGTTGATATTTGGAATTCAGGAGAGGCTAAGTGGAAAACTTGGTAG
- the rfbH gene encoding lipopolysaccharide biosynthesis protein RfbH, translating into MRNEIIEKSKEFFKAELDKKKIIPGENYIPASGKVMDEDDMAYLIDASLDMWLTAGRYHKQFEKEFASYMEQKFCLLVNSGSSANLVAFAALTSPALGDRQLKPGDEVITVAAGFPTTVNPIIQHGCVPVFIDVELGTYEADISLLEKALSDKTKAVMMAHTLGNMFDVQAVKEFCDKHNLWLVEDCCDASGAKFNGQMAGTFGDIATVSFYPAHHMTMGEGGAVLTNNPRLKKIAESMRDWGRDCWCPPGKDDTCGKRFDKQLGDLPHGYDHKYIYSHVGYNLKVTDMQAALGLSQLKKLSKFIKKRNDNFNYLKSQILELDNVLILPEATKGCEPSWFGFNISVREDSKVTKQELVEFLEENKIATRQLFAGNLLKQPLYRGSNYRVVGELTNTDFIMNNTFWVGIWPGLDTEHLDYIAAKLKEKLL; encoded by the coding sequence ATGCGTAATGAGATTATTGAGAAATCAAAAGAGTTCTTTAAAGCAGAATTAGACAAAAAGAAAATCATCCCTGGTGAAAACTATATTCCAGCATCTGGAAAAGTCATGGATGAAGATGATATGGCCTATCTTATTGATGCGTCTCTAGATATGTGGCTCACAGCCGGAAGATACCATAAACAATTTGAAAAAGAATTTGCCTCGTATATGGAACAGAAGTTCTGTCTTCTTGTAAACTCCGGATCTTCCGCGAATCTAGTTGCCTTTGCTGCACTTACTTCTCCGGCCCTAGGGGATAGACAACTTAAACCGGGCGATGAAGTTATTACTGTTGCTGCAGGTTTTCCAACTACTGTAAATCCAATTATCCAACACGGATGTGTCCCAGTCTTTATCGATGTAGAACTTGGTACTTATGAAGCCGATATCAGTCTTCTTGAAAAGGCTCTAAGCGATAAAACGAAAGCGGTTATGATGGCCCACACTCTTGGAAATATGTTTGACGTCCAAGCGGTAAAAGAGTTTTGTGATAAGCACAACCTCTGGCTAGTTGAAGACTGTTGTGATGCTTCAGGAGCAAAGTTCAACGGACAAATGGCCGGAACGTTTGGAGATATTGCGACAGTTTCCTTTTACCCTGCTCACCATATGACTATGGGTGAAGGTGGAGCTGTTCTAACAAATAATCCACGTCTTAAGAAAATTGCAGAATCAATGAGAGACTGGGGAAGAGACTGCTGGTGCCCTCCTGGTAAAGATGACACTTGTGGAAAGAGATTTGATAAGCAACTTGGAGATCTTCCTCACGGTTATGATCACAAGTATATCTACTCTCATGTTGGTTACAATTTAAAAGTGACTGATATGCAAGCGGCACTAGGTCTTTCACAATTAAAGAAGCTGAGTAAATTTATTAAAAAGAGAAATGACAATTTTAATTATCTAAAGTCTCAAATTCTAGAACTTGATAATGTCCTAATCTTACCTGAGGCCACAAAAGGCTGTGAGCCGAGTTGGTTTGGATTTAATATAAGCGTTAGAGAAGATTCAAAAGTAACAAAACAAGAATTAGTTGAATTTCTAGAAGAAAATAAAATCGCTACTCGCCAACTCTTTGCAGGAAACCTACTTAAACAACCTCTCTACAGAGGTTCAAATTATAGAGTTGTTGGAGAATTAACAAATACAGACTTCATTATGAATAATACATTCTGGGTTGGTATTTGGCCTGGACTTGATACAGAACATCTTGATTATATCGCCGCAAAACTTAAAGAGAAATTACTATAA
- a CDS encoding glycosyltransferase family 39 protein, which yields MIALFVGIFSGYYFSGASADLIWAADSYAAHLPKSDEVAEAIRSFSLEGLRKPFVGYYRTIHIFTGLAFTVLRNPIVTGFVLLIFKIIALWSIIRLSRKLFDEKVALVSAYLYTFAPCVLFFSINFYKEMFVQAWLALSFLFFYEIFEEGKYKKIPFFVFTFFFLSMERSYVAISVLPGMAFYFLSMEKFKKSHKLVLAGGVVLITYTIRTLYFPYLGFENVFAFFREKRASWHNYDYFDQRYNLELNYFLSWIKLYFTPIFTLQKFELFFNYSILLTWGSFIHQATMALFSVGIYNQIKTHTKRTLFYVIPFFVYMCAFAYIGSFSGRTRDSYYPIIVMFAGYGLVNKVVPFLKRRMRRS from the coding sequence ATGATCGCTTTGTTTGTAGGCATTTTTTCGGGGTATTATTTCTCTGGAGCAAGTGCTGATCTTATATGGGCTGCTGATTCATATGCAGCTCACCTTCCAAAGTCTGATGAAGTTGCCGAAGCTATACGGTCTTTCTCTTTAGAGGGGTTAAGAAAGCCATTTGTTGGATACTATAGAACCATTCACATATTTACGGGGCTTGCTTTTACTGTTCTTAGAAACCCTATTGTCACTGGATTTGTGTTACTAATTTTTAAGATTATTGCACTATGGTCTATAATTAGACTTTCTCGTAAACTATTTGATGAAAAGGTCGCTTTAGTTAGTGCTTATCTTTACACCTTTGCTCCGTGTGTCTTATTCTTTAGTATAAACTTCTATAAAGAAATGTTTGTTCAGGCTTGGCTGGCTCTTTCTTTCTTATTTTTTTATGAAATTTTTGAAGAGGGTAAATATAAAAAAATTCCTTTTTTTGTATTTACTTTCTTTTTTCTCTCGATGGAAAGATCGTATGTGGCAATCTCAGTGTTGCCTGGTATGGCTTTCTATTTTCTTTCAATGGAGAAATTTAAAAAGAGTCATAAATTAGTTTTGGCGGGGGGCGTTGTTTTGATTACTTATACAATTAGAACCCTTTATTTTCCATACTTAGGTTTTGAGAATGTTTTTGCTTTCTTTAGAGAGAAGAGGGCTTCGTGGCATAATTATGACTATTTCGATCAAAGATATAATCTGGAACTAAACTATTTTCTATCTTGGATTAAACTATACTTTACACCGATCTTCACCCTTCAGAAATTTGAGCTGTTCTTTAACTATAGTATCCTTCTCACTTGGGGCTCATTTATTCATCAAGCTACTATGGCTCTTTTTTCAGTAGGTATATATAATCAGATTAAAACACACACAAAGAGAACACTTTTTTATGTAATCCCGTTCTTTGTTTATATGTGTGCATTTGCATACATCGGCTCATTCAGTGGAAGAACGAGAGATAGTTACTATCCCATAATTGTCATGTTTGCAGGCTATGGTCTGGTGAACAAGGTCGTACCTTTCCTTAAGAGACGAATGAGAAGAAGCTAA
- a CDS encoding MBOAT family O-acyltransferase translates to MLFNSYEFIFIFLPASFFIYFYLNHKKLTTVSKSWLIFTSLFFYSWWNILYLPLILISILFNYTITSAMVECQGTREKYFSNKILLKTGLVFNIGVLAYFKYMNFFIYNINFFSNTEIRLLNLALPLAISFFTLQQIAFLIDSYEGIVKEKNFLDYTLFVTFFPQLIAGPIVHHKEMMPQFSSSKNKIKNYRNISVGIFIFSIGLFKKVVLADYFAVWVAAGFDAAMSLSLFEAWATSLSYTFQLYFDFSGYTDMAVGTALLFNVKLPINFNSPYKATDIQDFWRRWHMTLSRFLKDYVYIRLGGSRYGEFRTYGSLMATFVIGGIWHGAGWTYVFWGVLHGVALVVHRAWGRTGFRVWSWLSWLITFNFINIAWVFFRAKKWDDAIDILGSMFSLQNVVLPEFLASKLAFLLNDHITFGDSLLNLSTGVDLIVWLVAGFILIMSFDNSVKMIDSFRVNKYNIVFTIILFYISFFHIQRYSEFIYFQF, encoded by the coding sequence ATGTTGTTTAATAGTTATGAATTTATTTTTATATTTCTGCCAGCATCATTTTTTATATATTTTTATCTCAATCATAAAAAGCTAACGACAGTCTCAAAGTCTTGGCTTATATTTACAAGTCTTTTTTTTTACAGTTGGTGGAATATTTTGTATTTACCTCTGATTCTAATATCTATTTTGTTTAACTATACGATCACAAGTGCTATGGTTGAATGTCAGGGTACTAGAGAAAAATATTTTTCAAATAAAATATTATTAAAAACAGGTTTGGTATTTAATATTGGAGTGCTCGCTTATTTTAAATATATGAATTTCTTCATATATAATATAAATTTTTTTTCTAATACAGAAATAAGGTTGTTAAATTTAGCCTTACCTTTAGCAATTAGCTTTTTCACTCTTCAACAAATTGCATTCTTGATAGATAGTTACGAGGGAATAGTTAAAGAGAAAAATTTTTTAGACTACACATTGTTTGTAACGTTTTTTCCCCAATTGATCGCTGGCCCAATTGTCCATCACAAAGAGATGATGCCACAGTTTTCTAGTTCTAAAAACAAAATTAAAAACTACAGAAACATCTCTGTAGGAATTTTCATATTCTCTATTGGTCTATTTAAAAAAGTTGTTCTCGCTGATTATTTTGCTGTTTGGGTTGCAGCAGGCTTTGATGCCGCTATGTCCTTAAGTTTGTTTGAGGCTTGGGCTACAAGTTTATCTTATACTTTTCAACTATACTTTGATTTTAGTGGCTATACGGATATGGCAGTTGGTACGGCTCTACTGTTTAATGTAAAATTGCCAATAAATTTTAATAGTCCATATAAGGCTACTGATATACAAGATTTTTGGAGAAGGTGGCATATGACTCTCAGTAGATTTTTAAAGGATTATGTCTATATCCGTTTGGGTGGAAGTAGGTATGGAGAGTTCAGAACATATGGTAGCCTAATGGCAACTTTTGTCATTGGAGGTATATGGCATGGGGCTGGATGGACCTATGTATTTTGGGGAGTTCTTCATGGTGTAGCATTGGTCGTTCATAGAGCATGGGGGCGGACAGGTTTTAGAGTATGGTCATGGTTGTCCTGGTTGATTACTTTTAACTTTATAAATATTGCTTGGGTGTTCTTTAGAGCAAAGAAGTGGGATGATGCCATTGATATTCTAGGCTCTATGTTTAGTTTGCAAAATGTTGTATTGCCAGAATTTTTGGCATCAAAGTTAGCATTTTTGTTAAATGATCATATTACGTTTGGAGACTCTTTGTTGAACTTGTCTACAGGAGTAGATTTAATTGTTTGGTTAGTTGCTGGATTTATTTTAATTATGTCTTTTGACAATTCTGTGAAAATGATTGATTCATTTAGAGTCAATAAATACAATATTGTGTTTACTATTATCCTCTTCTATATCAGCTTTTTTCATATTCAAAGATATTCAGAGTTTATATACTTTCAGTTTTAG
- a CDS encoding undecaprenyl-phosphate glucose phosphotransferase — translation MNSSSRNALSNGINYIAQFLDIAGLSLISVLVHWWYLGGTKLSNDYTYSIIFTSFLVFLIFQNFGIYSSWRGRSKLKRVQVITGGWFLCLVILVLFTALLKSTANYSRVWFVTWSVGTLLYLNLYRFILDLLLRYSRRKGWNHKNIVIFGAGELGQNVAERISNADWIGFKIKAFFDDDTLKIGKKLCGAEVLDSKKLESFLREEDIKELWIALPFRDEERVKELLFELRHMSISIKFIPDIFGFRLLNQKISEVAGIPVLQINGTPIQGFNRVLKELEDRILSFFILIAISPFLFIIAIAIKLESRGPILFKQIRNGWDGKTIKVYKFRSMKVEDSGLEKLTQATKNDSRVTKVGSFIRRTSLDELPQFINVLQGRMSIVGPRPHVVSQNEEYKDQVNHYMQRHRVKPGITGWAQINGFRGETDTLEKMSKRVEYDLYYIENWSLGLDLKIILLTIFKGFINENAY, via the coding sequence ATGAATAGTAGCTCAAGAAATGCCCTTTCAAATGGGATAAATTATATTGCACAATTTTTAGATATCGCAGGTCTGTCATTAATTTCAGTATTAGTGCACTGGTGGTACCTTGGTGGTACTAAATTAAGTAATGACTACACTTATTCAATTATTTTCACATCTTTTCTCGTCTTTTTAATTTTTCAAAATTTTGGTATTTATAGTTCTTGGCGTGGACGCAGTAAGTTAAAGCGGGTTCAGGTGATTACTGGAGGATGGTTTCTCTGTCTTGTCATTCTAGTCTTATTTACCGCTCTTTTAAAAAGTACTGCGAATTACTCGAGGGTTTGGTTCGTCACCTGGTCTGTTGGAACGCTACTTTATTTAAATCTCTACCGTTTTATTTTGGATTTACTTCTCAGGTATTCGAGGAGGAAGGGATGGAATCACAAGAATATTGTGATTTTTGGCGCAGGAGAGTTGGGGCAAAATGTTGCGGAACGAATCTCGAATGCAGATTGGATCGGCTTTAAAATTAAAGCTTTCTTTGATGATGATACTTTAAAAATTGGAAAAAAACTTTGTGGAGCTGAAGTACTTGATTCAAAGAAATTAGAGAGCTTTTTAAGAGAAGAAGACATAAAAGAGCTTTGGATTGCTCTACCTTTTAGAGATGAAGAAAGAGTTAAAGAACTACTATTTGAGCTGAGACATATGTCCATATCTATAAAGTTTATCCCAGATATTTTTGGCTTTAGATTATTAAACCAAAAGATTTCAGAAGTTGCAGGAATTCCTGTGTTACAAATTAATGGAACGCCCATTCAAGGATTTAATAGAGTATTAAAAGAATTGGAAGACCGCATTCTCTCTTTCTTTATTCTTATCGCTATTTCTCCGTTCTTATTCATTATTGCGATTGCAATAAAGCTAGAAAGTAGGGGACCGATACTTTTTAAGCAAATTAGAAATGGCTGGGATGGAAAAACCATAAAGGTTTATAAATTTAGAAGTATGAAAGTTGAAGACTCGGGTCTTGAGAAGCTTACACAAGCTACAAAGAATGATTCAAGGGTCACAAAAGTAGGCTCTTTTATAAGAAGAACAAGTCTGGATGAGCTACCACAATTTATCAATGTTCTTCAGGGGCGTATGTCGATTGTTGGTCCAAGGCCTCATGTTGTTTCACAAAATGAAGAGTACAAAGATCAAGTGAATCATTATATGCAAAGACATAGAGTGAAGCCTGGAATAACGGGGTGGGCGCAAATTAACGGTTTTCGCGGAGAGACGGATACTCTTGAAAAAATGTCTAAGAGAGTTGAGTATGATCTCTACTATATAGAAAATTGGTCTCTTGGCCTTGACTTAAAAATTATATTGCTGACTATTTTTAAAGGTTTTATCAATGAAAATGCTTACTAG
- a CDS encoding oligosaccharide flippase family protein has product MNSTREVNINSSLLIISIGRVIQILLSIVVIKVSTTYLGSSEMGVFYLLTSLLSYFGLTLIGPIGNYINRNVHKWRSEGKVFENFLKYNAYLIGISILSIPIVYICTKYLGILTNLNTLHLILVIGFGIYFTTLNTFFAPTLNLFNFRISFVVFSNLTLLFNIIFSILLINLFETSGLWWFSGQILSQILFTLISGVYFFSKIKEERSPTKVFSFNKNDIKPVLSFTLPLAIATFFLWATNESYRFIIERFLSLEYLGFLAVGIAISTKVSTAVETLLHQLLHPAFFDSINTHDQNIRELAWNSFFRASLPSYISVTIFMAFLSPFLIRILSGEEFYNAWVFLIFGAVLNLIRMITNHVALIAHTEYKTKSLIIPGFISAISSVGLVQLNVFNDAYFYLVPISLIAGAFLGMISMIFQMNKILKISIKVGDIFIPIIFGSIYYLATLFYGQNSDLLFSIGITAAFGVYFILTQLFFFKRNKVLGP; this is encoded by the coding sequence TTGAATTCTACAAGGGAAGTAAACATTAACTCTAGCCTACTCATCATCTCCATTGGAAGAGTGATTCAGATTCTCCTGTCGATTGTTGTGATAAAAGTCTCTACAACTTACTTAGGTAGTAGCGAGATGGGTGTATTCTACTTACTTACTTCTCTACTCTCTTATTTTGGATTAACTTTAATTGGCCCAATTGGAAATTATATAAATAGAAATGTGCATAAGTGGAGAAGCGAAGGAAAAGTATTTGAGAATTTTTTAAAATATAATGCTTATTTGATAGGTATTTCTATCCTCTCCATTCCTATTGTCTATATATGTACTAAATATTTGGGAATACTAACCAATCTAAATACTCTCCATCTCATCCTAGTCATAGGTTTTGGGATCTACTTTACAACTTTAAATACTTTCTTTGCCCCAACACTTAACCTCTTTAACTTTAGAATATCTTTTGTTGTCTTTAGTAATTTAACGCTTCTCTTTAATATTATTTTTTCTATTTTACTTATAAATCTATTTGAAACGAGTGGCCTTTGGTGGTTCTCTGGACAAATCCTCTCACAAATACTCTTTACCCTTATTTCTGGAGTTTACTTCTTTTCTAAAATCAAAGAAGAGAGAAGCCCCACAAAAGTATTTAGCTTTAATAAAAATGATATTAAACCGGTCCTAAGTTTCACTCTTCCTCTTGCTATTGCAACTTTCTTTCTATGGGCCACAAATGAGTCTTATCGATTTATAATTGAGAGATTTCTTTCATTAGAATACTTAGGTTTTCTCGCTGTAGGAATTGCCATATCGACGAAAGTTTCAACTGCTGTAGAAACTCTACTTCATCAATTACTACATCCAGCATTCTTTGACTCAATCAACACACATGACCAAAATATTAGAGAACTGGCATGGAATTCATTCTTTAGGGCCTCTCTCCCCTCGTATATTTCTGTAACTATATTTATGGCATTCCTCTCCCCTTTTCTTATTCGAATTCTTTCTGGCGAGGAGTTCTATAATGCTTGGGTTTTTCTCATATTTGGAGCCGTCTTAAACTTAATTCGAATGATCACTAATCATGTCGCGCTCATTGCCCATACAGAATATAAGACTAAGTCTCTTATTATTCCTGGGTTTATTTCTGCGATATCTAGCGTTGGACTTGTGCAATTAAATGTATTCAATGATGCGTACTTCTACTTAGTTCCGATCTCATTAATTGCGGGAGCTTTTCTAGGGATGATTTCAATGATTTTTCAAATGAATAAAATTCTAAAAATCTCAATCAAAGTAGGAGATATTTTCATTCCAATTATATTTGGATCAATTTATTATCTTGCAACACTCTTCTACGGACAAAATTCAGATCTTCTATTTTCCATTGGAATAACTGCTGCCTTTGGTGTCTACTTTATTCTAACTCAACTCTTCTTCTTCAAGAGAAATAAAGTCCTAGGGCCTTAA